One Papaver somniferum cultivar HN1 chromosome 10, ASM357369v1, whole genome shotgun sequence genomic window carries:
- the LOC113316458 gene encoding F-box/kelch-repeat protein At3g06240-like, translated as MNVKPLMPYFPEEIIKEIHSRLPPKSLLKFRCVSKLWSVLYNNPKLIEMMQINFNIMIVYDDNMYHTDSESLSSLLDGMERIHCPDPEFEYGNNRSSSLLDGMEQIHCPDPDFEYGYSITGFVGCCNGLFCLLIHNRGGIDYCLWNPSTGDCKRIPSPPDQFDYSLHGYSAIKGYGFGYDSKSDDYKFVCITTDFNCNLSAVQIYSLKSDSWKQVKRNLNIPWLLPLRTDLQYAVFCNGALHWQTSSSSKELIALGMTDELIGGISPPENSNFDEDPDDTTRIGMLDGCLSMLYSSTTLGIEVWLMKDYGEKESWTKIYSIPKLTSLDGRVSRHLCLRRIKCLKSGEMLLEVSYQWFAPYRKALVLYDPKNETSETLMEDEDEYYSNLLSFHSYVKSSVSVWLGTMLANCHGT; from the coding sequence ATGAATGTAAAGCCATTAATGCCGTACTTTCCAgaagaaatcatcaaggaaatccATTCGAGGTTACCTCCCAAATCTCTCTTAAAATTCAGGTGTGTATCAAAACTTTGGAGCGTCCTTTATAATAACCCTAAGCTTATTGAGATGATGCAAATCAATTTCAATATCATGATAGTATATGACGACAATATGTATCATACAGATAGCGaatcattatcatcattacttgaCGGTATGGAGAGGATTCATTGCCCAGACCCAGAATTTGAATATGGTAATAATAGATCATCATCATTACTTGACGGTATGGAGCAGATTCATTGCCCAGACCCAGATTTTGAATATGGTTACAGTATCACTGGTTTTGTGGGTTGTTGTAATGGCTTGTTTTGCTTACTTATTCACAATCGGGGGGGTATTGATTATTGTTTATGGAACCCATCTACTGGGGATTGCAAACGAATACCAAGTCCACCTGATCAATTCGATTATTCTTTACACGGATACTCAGCAATTAAAGGATATGGGTTTGGTTATGACTCGAAAAGTGATGATTACAAGTTTGTATGTATTACAACAGATTTTAATTGTAACCTATCTGCAGTTCAGATCTATTCACTTAAATCAGATTCATGGAAACAAGTCAAACGGAATCTTAATATCCCTTGGCTACTACCTTTGCGAACCGATCTCCAGTACGCAGTGTTTTGTAATGGAGCACTTCATTGGCAGACATCTTCGTCGTCCAAAGAGTTAATTGCTTTAGGCATGACTGATGAGCTCATCGGAGGAATCTCACCACCAGAAAATTCAAATTTCGACGAGGATCCCGATGACACTACACGTATTGGTATGTTGGATGGGTGTCTTTCCATGCTTTATAGTAGTACAACCCTTGGTATTGAAGTATGGTTGATGAAGGATTATGGAGAGAAAGAGTCATGGACTAAAATTTACAGCATTCCGAAACTGACATCCCTAGATGGTCGAGTGTCAAGGCATTTGTGCTTGAGAAGGATCAAGTGTTTAAAAAGTGGAGAGATGCTATTAGAGGTTAGTTACCAATGGTTTGCGCCTTATAGAAAGGCTTTGGTTTTATATGATCCAAAGAACGAAACTTCTGAAACTTTGATGGAAGATGAGGACGAGTACTATTCAAATTTACTATCATTTCATAGTTATGTGAAGAGTTCTGTTTCGGTTTGGTTGGGTACTATGCTGGCTAATTGTCATGGAACTTGA